A segment of the Candidatus Sumerlaea chitinivorans genome:
GGACGCCGGTGTCGAAATCGTCGTGAACCTTGCCCCAGACCTTCCTAAGCGCAAAATCGATCCCGGCGGTTTAATGAAGAGCCTCTTGAATTTAATTACCAATGCGGTGGACGCATTTGAGGGTCGTGGGGGACGAATTGAAATTTCAACATGCTTAAAGGATGACGCAATCCTTATTGTGGTCTCCGATAACGGAAAAGGGATTCCTCGCGATAAGATGGCACGAATCTTCCAGCCCTTCTTTACCACAAAGGGCTCGAAGGGGACAGGTCTTGGCCTTTCCATGACGAAAAAGTATATCGACGACATGGGTGGGCACATTTCCGTGCAGAGTGAGGAAGGGCGGGGAACCACCTTTACGATTGTTTTCCCTCCCCCACCGAAGGAAATCTCTTTCGACGTAGATACGCAGCCGGAGACAAAGCAGTAAAAGCTAACCGTAAATTGTCCGCTTTTGGATGAGCGCAAACTTCGTTTCGACGAATCGTGGCGTGCTCTTATTTGATGCTGTTTTTAAAAACGGAACGTAAGTCCAAGTTATCCGAACGGTTCATAAACCGAAGCGCCAACGCCGGCTCATTCGTTGTTTCCCTTGGCAAGGGTTTGGATTTTGCTCACCGAAGTTTTTCCACGTACGCAGGCTGTTGTGGGAAAGGAGAACCGCAAACGAAGCCCCTCGCGGGATTTCCCTCAGAATAGGGCGGGTTGCCATGTGGCTCAGCGAAGCGGGATGCAAGAACTCTTGGAGCCTCCATGGAGGTCTACAAGCTTTCGGGCCCACCCACTTGATCGATAGCAATGGAATAAATTTTGAGGCCCAATTCGAGCGGAACAACACATTTCAGCTTCAGCGTGTCTTCAACCATTAGGATCACGTTGAGCGACGTGAGCTCGCTCTCACTGGTGAACGGGAGTTCAACGACTGTTTCGTTGCGAATAGCGACCTGCTTTTGTTCTTCGCCCAGCCGAATCTGGACTGAGACCTCTCGGTCGGCCGATTGCGCTGTGTCAGGGCACTCGAATGTGACGCCGCAGTGCACCCGCAACACATAGGAGCCGGGCTGGAGCGCCACGGGCAAACGAAGCAAAGCTTGCGCCCCCCGCATCCACACAACTCGCCGCCCGTCGAGTTCATAGCTGAGATTCTTGAGGTCCCAGTAAAACTGGTCGTTTCGAAAAACGGGATCATTCGGCAGAAAGATGAACTGCGTTTGGGAAGTTGGTTGGTCAACCACGTTGAGACTTTCTGGGCCGTCGTACCAAAGGCGCAGGCTAAGCATGTTGAGGCGCTGGGCGCGCACGGCAAAGTTCAGTTTTTCTCGCCACAGGACATCAGCATCGGCGTAGTAACGAAGGGCACCAATGAAGGTGTACAAGTGGGCCGATTTCCACGGAAACTGAAACAAGGCGAAATAGATGTCTTGATCGTCCGGGATGACCGCCCATTTCTCAAAGAAGTCGCTCGCTGGCACTATCTGATAGGTGGAGCCAAAAAAGTAGTCCCCAATTTGACTAGTGAAATCTGGCCAGAAGACAATCGGGGCGCCGGGTGGGGCAACTGCCTCCAAAGACTTTGCAAAAGCCAGGTAATCAGTCTTGTCGCGTTGGATGCCCTGCCGCACAAGTCCAAAGCTGAGGCTACCGACGGTAATCACGACCAATATCAGCCGAACTACAGGCTTACACCACGAGAACAACACGCTTAGCGTCAGGGCATAAAACGGTAATGCCAGAGCAGCCGTTTGAGGTAATGTGAATCGTGTACGACCAATGTAGCTCCATGCGAACGGAAGCAAGGGGACAAGCACAGTCAGCAGCAGGGCTGCTCGTTGAGCAAAAGCCCCGCGCCGGAGAACTTTGAAAATAGGGGGCATTAAAACAAGAAAAAGCGTAAGAGTGACGAGCACCGGTACCCCCCCATCTTTCACCGAGAGCCCCCAAAACCCGTCCCGCAACCATACGAGAAAAAGCTCTCTCCAATCGGGTTTTGGCTCGTACCACTCCGCCTTGGTCGGCATGATTGCCAACCAGGGGATAGAAAGAACTACGACTAAAACGTAATTGAGACCGATTAGCCTAAGTCGCTTCCAGCGGACTCGACGACTCTCGGGTTCGACCGAGTACAAATTGGTTCTCAACAGATGTACAAGGAGGAATGCCGCAAGAACAAAGGCCGCTTCGCGGTGCAGATGCAGCAATGCGATCGCGCTTACGTTAAATCCGACCCAATATTTCCACGATTCTGCCTGAAGGCATGTCCCCAAAAGGAAATAGAAGGCCAGCACTGATGCAAGACCCGCTAAAGCTAAAGGCTGAGCCTCTTGAGAATAAAAAATGTGGAGGGGGTTGAGTGTCAGAAGAATGGCAGCCCACCACGCTATGCTCTCGCCAACCACGCGCCGATAGAGCCAATAGAGTAAAGCGGGGGTCGCTGCGCCAGCAAACAAGGAGACAAGCCGCAAAACCCACAGCTTCGTGCTCACCCACGATACAGGTTTCAGCACAAGATAGTAGACGGGAGGGCAAAGATCTATCTGCAGCATTCGGAGATAGCGGCCGACGGGCTGAAGGACAGCAAGTGAGGCAACGATCTCCTCAAAGCTGGGCGGCTCACCATGGCGAAAATTCCAACTGCGGACTGCTGCCGCGAGAAAAAAAACGAATGCAAGCTTTACCCAACGCGCGTAGTCGTGCATGATACTATCCTTGCTATGACCTCTGCGCCACGAACGCGAGCAAAATTCGTTCACGACAAGTGCCAGAAAGGTCGGCACTTGGCCAACGTGACATGACGGGGTGGAAAAAGAACAATGCTGATCTTCTTGATCAAAGCACTTTTCGATCCGTTTTTCAGGGTCTCTGGCGTTGTGGCATGACGCTTGAGAAAGCTACGAATGCGGACGATGGGGCGGAATCGTAGGCGGTTTCTGGGAATTCTTTCTACTTGGCTATTATAATCTTAGGACGAAAGAAGGAATCCGAATCGATGAGGGGCCAATTGCAGTTTACTGCCTATCTGATGGTGGCAGCCGCGTTCGTGGTGGCATCTTCGCAGGGTCGCGCTGAACATGCCCTCACGCAGGATGGGCATGCGCTATTCAACGTCTACGTGGAGCAGACAGCAACAACGTGGAGCCGCCCACTCCGTGTCCGTTTTCAGAGCGGAAGCTTCGAATATGACTATCAGCAGCACGCGATTGTGAATGCCTTTGATGGTGGCACGGGGTTGTACTGGATTGCGGACGTTGTAAGTACAAGCACGCAGGTCGGGAAAGAGGAAGGTCGCCTGCTCATGCAACAACTGGGGTGGCATCGCTACACTCCACCTCCGCCACGTGTCATCGTGCTGCCAACTCCGACCCCCGTCCCCACGACTACACCCGCCCCCGAGGTGGCGCAAATTGATCCCAACGAACTTGCTGACCAATCGTTACCGTTGGAGGAGAGACTGGAAGCTCAACGCCAGATCTTCATTGACCAGCAGCGTGCACTTGCAGATCGCCTGCTGCTGGACAAGAGAATGCATCAGAGCGACGACGAACGTGGGAAACAGGAACGAATTCGGCTGCTAAAACGTCAGATCGAGATACTCAACACGTATTATCCCAAGAATGAACACCGGGTTCGGCTTACGCGTGAGGCCTTAGAGGACCAACTGCGCAAAGTGGACGAGACGGGGAAATTCTCCTGGGAACTGTAACGAAGAAAAATGAATGAAAATTGCGCGGGTTTTGTAAGACTCGCGCGGGTAGTTTGTGCCTTGAAACGAAATCCAAATAAACGAAAAAAGAACAGCGAAACGCGTCCCGTTCACGAGTCAGCGGAAAAGGGCATTGAGTTGGACGGCACGATTATTGAGCCCCTGCCCAACTGCATGTTCCGCGTGGAACTCGAGAACGGGATGACGGTGTTAGCACACATCTCGGGAAAGATGCGAATGAACTTTATTCGCGTACTTCCCGGAGACAAGGTTCGTGTGGAGCTTTCGCCTTACGATTTGACGCGCGGTCGAATTACCTACCGTTTCAAGTAATACGTTACGCGCGAGCACCATGGCGGTGGCTTCATCACGCACGCAGATTTTACCACAAACGGTGACAAGAAAATGAAGGTACGAGCGTCCATCAAGCCAATTTGCAAAAAGTGCAAGCTGATTAAGCGCAAGGGTGTCCTGCGTGTTATTTGCGAAAACCCGAAGCATAAGCAGCGCCAAGGGTAAAAGTGAATTTTCTGTGCGCTGGGCAGTGAAGAAGGAACGCGAAGAAAAGTAGGATCAGCGGTGCTCCCCCCCGAGGGGAAGAATCGCGGGTCAGATGTAAGAAAGGAGAATTCAGCGCCGACGGTGCACGTGTGGGTTCGCCAACAAGCACCATGGGCGTGAGGGCGAGTCACTATGGCAAGAATTGCCGGAGTAGATATTCCGCGCGATAAGCGCGTTGAGATCGCACTAACGTACATTTATGGCATTGGGCTGACGACTTCGCGTAAGATTTTGGCTGAGGCGGGGGTGAACCCCGACACGCGCGTGCGCAACCTCAGCGAAAGCGAAGTTAGCAAGCTGAACACCATCATCACCAATAACTACAAGGTGGAAGGTGACCTTCGACGCGAAGTCGCCCAAAACATCAAACGATTGATGGACATTGGCTGCTACCGTGGGCTGCGCCATCGCAAAGGATTACCTGTTCGAGGGCAACGAACGCGTACGAATGCGCGCACACGGAAAGGCCCACGCAAGACCGTTGGTGTAAGAAAGAAAGAGACAAAGTAAGGTCCTATGGCTGAGAAAAAGACATCTAAAGCAACTGCTTCGACGGCAAAGGTTAAGAAAAAGGCACGCAAGAATATTGCAAATGCCGTCGCGCACATCTTGGCAACGTTTAACAATACGATTGTCAACATCAGCGACGAGCAGGGCAACACCATCGCTTGGGCCTCAAGCGGTACGGCCGGATTCAAGGGTTCGCGCAAGAGCACACCGTTTGCAGCTCAGCTTGCAGCCGAGCAATGCGCACGTAAAGCAATGGAGCACGGCGTGCGCAGCGTGAAGATTTACGTGAAAGGGCCCGGAAGTGGCCGCGAAGCTGCGATTCGCAGCCTCCAAGCGGTGGGACTTGAAATTACGATGATCAAGGATGTAACCCCGATTCCCCACAACGGCTGCCGTCCTCCAAAACGTCGCCGCGTATAACCCCCGCGTTTGCACGGGAGTGCGGCACCGTTTGGCGGTCGAGGAGCTTCGGCAAAATGGGGAGCAGTGGGTAAGGCCCGCGAGAAAGGATGTGGCACAGAGTGTTTCCACCCGCGTCCGATGAGAGCTCATCGTTGGTGATAGGGGTGGCAGGCATGATGGTGGTCTTGCTCCTATCCCTGCGTTTTTTTCGAACGCGGCGACTGGGGACAGCGGGGCGAATTGCCTTATCGGCCGTTGCAATGGTGCTTCTGCTCTTGCCGGTGCTTCGAGGAGAAAGTCCTGAGAGCGGGCGAATCGTACTTGCAGTGTTTGCAGCTGTGGTGCTCAGCGCCGGAATCTGGTATCTGTGGCGCTTTGAGCGCGCGGAACGACAGAATCAACAAGTTTCCGGGACGAAGGAGTCCCCTTGAAAAAAACGTGATCGAGGGCACATGAGGCCCACATCACTACTCCGTAAACCGGAAGAACGAAGAAGGGTGGACCATGGTGATTTCGCGAGGAAGAACCCAGCTCCTCGCGGCCACATGGTAACCCAAACAATCTTAAAGGTGAAAAGGGAGATCATCAGTGGCTCGATACATTGATGCCAAATGTCGGCTCTGCCGGCGCGAGGGTGAAAAGCTTTTTCTAAAAGGAGCACGGTGCGTTTCTTCGAAATGCGCCATCGAAAAGCGCAATTATCCTCCGGGACAACATGGTCAAAACCGCGTTAAGCTCTCAACTTACGGTCAACAGCTCCGAGAAAAACAAAAAGCCAAACGCATCTATGGAATCCTTGAACGGCAATTCCGCCGTTATTTTGCTCTTGCCGATCGTTATCGTGGCGTGACAGGTACGGTCTTGCTCCAATTGTTGGAGCGCCGGCTCGACAACATTGTTTACCGCTTGGGGTTAGCAGCTTCGCGAGCCCAGGCTCGCCAGCTTGTCCGCCACGGGCATTTCCTTGTAAACGGGCGGCGGGTAGACATTCCGTCGTACCTCGTGAAGCCGGGTGAAGCCATTCAGGTGCGGGAAAAATCGCGGAACTTGAAAGTTATCGTTGAGAACATCGAAGAAGCAGCCAAACGTCCGCTTCTACAGTGGCTTGAATGGAACCCTGAAACGTGGACAGGGCGTATGCTCGCGATCCCATCACGCGAAGACATTCCTGTGACCATCAACGAACAGCGGATCGTCGAGTTGTACTCGAAGTAAGGTTTACGACCTTGCGGTGTTTTGGTTCTTTCAGCCGGAACACCGCAAGGATTTAGGCATAGGTCGTTGGATTCAAAGGACGCGTTGGCCCGCGGGAAAAAGGCCAGGAGAGAGTGCATGGACTTCAAACTGCCGAGATCGCCTCGTGAGTTAGTCACGGACAAGGCGACATTGACGGAAACGTATGGGCGCTTTATTGCTGAACCGTTCGAGCGCGGATTCGGTACCACGATCGGAAACTCACTTCGCCGGATTCTTTTGAGCTCGATCCAAGGTGCAGCGGTAACGGCGCTTCAGATTGAGGGCAAGGTACACGAATTTGACACGATTGAGGGTGTGAAGGAAGACATCTTAGACATTACCCTCAACCTCAAAAGCCTTCGGCTGAAGATGCTCAGCCAGAAGGGCGAGGCTATCTTGCGACTCAATGCTGAGGGACCGAAAAACGTCACCGCAGCCGACTTCGAAACCGATGGCGCTGTGGAGATCCTGAATCCCGATCAGCACATTGCTACGCTCTCCAAAGGCGCCAAACTCGTGATGGCCTGCTACGTTCAAATGGGGCGCGGCTATGTTCCAGCCCAACAGATTAAGGAAGAGTCGCCCCTGCGGAACTCTTTCGGCACGATCTTCCTCGATGCAGCCTTCTCCCCTATCATCAACGTCAAAGTGACTGTGGAGGCTGCCCGTTTTGAGCGGCGCACTGACTACGACCGCTTGATCCTTGAGGTTACAACAAACGGCACAATCAAACCCGAGGATGCCATCAGCTGTGCCGCGAAAATTCTCCGCGACCACCTGAATCTATTCATTTCGATGAAGGATCAGGAAGCGGAGTTGGCAGCTCGGGAAGAGGAACTGGAAACCGAGAATGCAATCCAAGCATTGCGCGAGAAGCTCGACAAGAGCATCGAGGAGCTTGAGTTGAGCGTGCGCAGCTACAACTGCTTGGAGGCCGCTGGCATCAAGACCATTCGCGACCTCATCCAAAAGACCGAGAGCGAAATGCTCAAGTATCGCAACTTTGGCCGCAAGTCCCTCAATGAAATCAAGACGATCCTCAAAGAAATGGGATTGCGGTTCAACATGGAGATCGATCCTGAAACCGGGCTCCCGAAGGGGATGTTCCCTGAAGCAAAGATTGGCTCAGGTCAGAAAAATTACTAACGAAGAGTAGGACAGAACCATGCGACATCGCCGTCATCGGACAAGACTCAATCGGACTACCGAGCATCGTGCAGCGCTTATGCGCAATCTTGCCGCTGCATTGATTCAGCACGAAATCATCCGTACTACGGAGGTCAAAGCAAAGCAGCTGCGCCAATTTATCGAGCGGCTCGTCACCATCGCAAAAGATGGGATTCGTGCGAATGAGCCAGCGGGTAAGACCTTAGCTAAGCGTCGCTTGGCTTTCTCGTACCTGCAGAACAAAGAGGCCGTAAAGCGGCTGTTTGATACGGTTGCGCCCCGCTGCATGGAACGCAACGGAGGGTATACGCGGATCGTACGCTGCGGTCGGCGGATGGGTGACGGGGCTCCGATGGCCTACATTGAATTCGTGGATCGCCCCGTGATTATCCCCGAGGTTGATGAGAAAGAATCCAAGGGTGGACGCAAGCGAACGCGGAAGAAAGAAGCAGCGGCACAGGCCTCTGCATAAATAAGGGATCTGCCCCAAGGCAAACCGAATGTTGAAGGGCAGAGACACGATCACGTAATCGTCAGCGAAATGTGGAAGCGGAGTAAGTACTCACAAGGTGCTTACTCCGCATTTGTTATTTTGCGCATGCGGGCACGGCCAGCTTTTGCCACCTGATTGCGCGAATCGATCCGCAAGACCTGTTCGTACGCCTCCAGTGCTCGCAGCGCCGCCCCTTTGTTCTCGTAGCAACGTGCAAGAGCTATCAAATCTGCCAACGCCTCATGCTCAGGGGCAATCTGCATCAAAGCTTGGACGTACTTGCGGATCAGTTCAGGGTTGGTGTCGTCGATGTCTCGCGCTTGCCGATAACTTTGCAGAGCACCATCGATCTCTCCCTGCTGGTAGAGCAGATCCCCAAGCCGGACCAACGCGTCGTAACGATCTTTCGGTGCTAATCCCTTTTGACCAAGTCGGGCCCGCAAAGATTCCACTGTCTCCGGCTCATATTCTTTCGCACGCGCTTCATACTCGCTTGCCTTATCGGTCTGGCCGTTTGCCCGATAAAGTTCCG
Coding sequences within it:
- a CDS encoding DNA-directed RNA polymerase alpha subunit: MDFKLPRSPRELVTDKATLTETYGRFIAEPFERGFGTTIGNSLRRILLSSIQGAAVTALQIEGKVHEFDTIEGVKEDILDITLNLKSLRLKMLSQKGEAILRLNAEGPKNVTAADFETDGAVEILNPDQHIATLSKGAKLVMACYVQMGRGYVPAQQIKEESPLRNSFGTIFLDAAFSPIINVKVTVEAARFERRTDYDRLILEVTTNGTIKPEDAISCAAKILRDHLNLFISMKDQEAELAAREEELETENAIQALREKLDKSIEELELSVRSYNCLEAAGIKTIRDLIQKTESEMLKYRNFGRKSLNEIKTILKEMGLRFNMEIDPETGLPKGMFPEAKIGSGQKNY
- a CDS encoding LSU ribosomal protein L17p, whose product is MRNLAAALIQHEIIRTTEVKAKQLRQFIERLVTIAKDGIRANEPAGKTLAKRRLAFSYLQNKEAVKRLFDTVAPRCMERNGGYTRIVRCGRRMGDGAPMAYIEFVDRPVIIPEVDEKESKGGRKRTRKKEAAAQASA
- a CDS encoding SSU ribosomal protein S4p (S9e), with the protein product MARYIDAKCRLCRREGEKLFLKGARCVSSKCAIEKRNYPPGQHGQNRVKLSTYGQQLREKQKAKRIYGILERQFRRYFALADRYRGVTGTVLLQLLERRLDNIVYRLGLAASRAQARQLVRHGHFLVNGRRVDIPSYLVKPGEAIQVREKSRNLKVIVENIEEAAKRPLLQWLEWNPETWTGRMLAIPSREDIPVTINEQRIVELYSK
- a CDS encoding SSU ribosomal protein S13p (S18e), translated to MARIAGVDIPRDKRVEIALTYIYGIGLTTSRKILAEAGVNPDTRVRNLSESEVSKLNTIITNNYKVEGDLRREVAQNIKRLMDIGCYRGLRHRKGLPVRGQRTRTNARTRKGPRKTVGVRKKETK
- a CDS encoding Putative inner membrane protein; protein product: MHDYARWVKLAFVFFLAAAVRSWNFRHGEPPSFEEIVASLAVLQPVGRYLRMLQIDLCPPVYYLVLKPVSWVSTKLWVLRLVSLFAGAATPALLYWLYRRVVGESIAWWAAILLTLNPLHIFYSQEAQPLALAGLASVLAFYFLLGTCLQAESWKYWVGFNVSAIALLHLHREAAFVLAAFLLVHLLRTNLYSVEPESRRVRWKRLRLIGLNYVLVVVLSIPWLAIMPTKAEWYEPKPDWRELFLVWLRDGFWGLSVKDGGVPVLVTLTLFLVLMPPIFKVLRRGAFAQRAALLLTVLVPLLPFAWSYIGRTRFTLPQTAALALPFYALTLSVLFSWCKPVVRLILVVITVGSLSFGLVRQGIQRDKTDYLAFAKSLEAVAPPGAPIVFWPDFTSQIGDYFFGSTYQIVPASDFFEKWAVIPDDQDIYFALFQFPWKSAHLYTFIGALRYYADADVLWREKLNFAVRAQRLNMLSLRLWYDGPESLNVVDQPTSQTQFIFLPNDPVFRNDQFYWDLKNLSYELDGRRVVWMRGAQALLRLPVALQPGSYVLRVHCGVTFECPDTAQSADREVSVQIRLGEEQKQVAIRNETVVELPFTSESELTSLNVILMVEDTLKLKCVVPLELGLKIYSIAIDQVGGPESL
- a CDS encoding Translation initiation factor 1 — encoded protein: MNENCAGFVRLARVVCALKRNPNKRKKNSETRPVHESAEKGIELDGTIIEPLPNCMFRVELENGMTVLAHISGKMRMNFIRVLPGDKVRVELSPYDLTRGRITYRFK
- a CDS encoding SSU ribosomal protein S11p (S14e), with the protein product MAEKKTSKATASTAKVKKKARKNIANAVAHILATFNNTIVNISDEQGNTIAWASSGTAGFKGSRKSTPFAAQLAAEQCARKAMEHGVRSVKIYVKGPGSGREAAIRSLQAVGLEITMIKDVTPIPHNGCRPPKRRRV